The Prochlorococcus marinus str. MIT 1214 sequence TGCACTACAATTTATATAGCTGATAGCAAAATGATCAGGGTGTTTGTCTAAGAATTTTTGGAAGTCATCAGGTTGGCAGTCATCTGCGAGTGTGCATCCAGCATCAAAATCTGGAAGAAGAACAGTCTTATTTGGGCACAATATCTTTGCTGTTTCAGCCATGAAATGGACGCCACAAAAAACAATAACGTCTGCTTTTGTCTCAGAGGCTTTTCTGGATAATTCGAGTGAATCTCCAATGAAATCTGCAATATCCTGTATTGCAGGCTCTTGATAGTAATGAGCAAGAATTATTGCGTTTCTTTTTTTACGCAAAAAATTTATCTCTTCGATGAGATTTTTGCTTTTATTTGAGACTGATCTATCAGTCTTGTAATAGGAAACAGTAGTAATTAGTTTCCAATTCAACGTGTTGGGGCAGTATAGAGGGTAATTTCCAAAAAAATCTGACAGATATCCGAATTGCTATCGCTGGAGATTTACATGGGTCATGGAGTCAGGATGATCTGGATTTGCTTTTGGAACTGAATCCTGATGGTGTTTTATTTGTTGGTGACTTGTCTGATGGTGATTTAAGGATTGTTCGAGCTATAAATAAAATTTCTATTCCCACTTCAGTAATACTTGGAAATCATGATAGAGGTAGAGATGGATCTGGCGATGTTTTAAGAGCCCAATTGGATTTATTAGGTGAAAAGAATTGTTCATGGAAATTGTCAAAATGGGCACTGAATGAACTTTCTGTCGTTGGAGCTAGACCCTGCAGTGGAGGTGGAGGTTTTTTCTTAACAACAGAAGTTAAGTCTGTATTCGGGGAGGTCAGCCTTGATGAATCTGTTTTTAGGATTGTTTCTGCCGCCAAATCTGCCCCAATAGATTTCCCTTTATTAATACTTGCTCATTCGGGACCAGTTGGTCTTGGATCAGAGTCTTCAAGTCTTTGTGGCAGAGATTGGAAATTGCCATCAATGGATTGGGGAGATAAAGATCTTGGTATCGCAATTGATCAAATTCGTAAATTTAGGGTTCCTGATTTAGTTGTTTTTGGCCACACTCATCATCAGTTAAGAATTGGGGGGAATCGAACTAGAAAAACTTTTGCTCAAGATCTATGGGGTACTTCATATTTAAATGCTGCGTGTGTTCCAAGAAGAGGTATTGATTCTGCAGGTGAGAATTTGTGCCATTTCTCTTGGGTTGAGTTTTCTAATGGCAAGCTTGTTCATGCATCACACAGATGGTTTAGGAATGATGCATCAATTGCATATAAAGAGATATTGTTAAACAAAGAAAACTAGTATTTAGTCGATTTTTATTTTCTTAATAATCAATTAATTTTAACTTTGTTTTTTTAAATCAGGATCCTTAAATTTTCTTTCTGCAATTAAATAAGCACCAATTGCAGAGCCTATAAATCCCAAAACATTTCTCATTAAAGGCAAAATGTCATTAGTTCTTGTTACCACAGGAGCAATGCCGAAAATTCCAAACAGCATTATCCAAAGAGGGGAAAGGAGCAAAAGCCATCCTATTGAAAATGATTCATTTTCTTTTCTTGGCGAGGCTGCGAAACCTGCAATAATTCCTCCCAACAAGGAGGTCAATAATGTCCATTGCCATTGTTCCTTGGGTAAACCAGGTACAACTTCACAACCACCACGGTCTAAACAGGTCTCCACCGCTTGTATTGAAGCTAATATTGCACCGTCCTCTCCATTATCTCTTACATAAAATTGGTTCCCAAACCTAGTTTGTAATTCCACCCAAAATATTCTGGGCATTAGTGCAAAATATGCGTCTCCAACATTAAAACTCAATAAATTCCCTCCTCTTGGATCAGCGATTATAAGTAAACTTGTCTCATCAAGATCCCAATACTCTTTAACTGCTAAACCAGGGGTTTGTTCATATTGCGACAAAACCCTTATTTTCCAGCCATTTTCTTGTTCATAAGAATTTAGCGAGTTCTCCAAGTCTAATCTTTGCTTCTCACTAAGAGTTTTTGCAAGATCAATTATTGGTGTTTGTTCTTTTGGTAATAGTTCAGGATTATCGTAAGCATATGCTCCACCTACCATTAAAAACATTATTACGAGTCCCATGCAAAAAATTATGGCTCTTTTAAATGATTTCTTCATCATGTGCACGATTTTCTCTGAGGGTATTCTCTATCATGATTGACCCGAGCGCGAGATGTCCTGAATGGTTGGTCGATCGCATAATTGATGGTGGCGGTTCAATAAGTTTCTACAGTTATATGAATTTAGTTTTAAATGATCCTGAAAATGGATTTTATTCAACAGGAAGATTGAATATTGGTAGGGATGGAGACTTTTGCACCTCACCATCTTTGGGTATTGATTT is a genomic window containing:
- a CDS encoding TIGR04168 family protein, encoding MRIAIAGDLHGSWSQDDLDLLLELNPDGVLFVGDLSDGDLRIVRAINKISIPTSVILGNHDRGRDGSGDVLRAQLDLLGEKNCSWKLSKWALNELSVVGARPCSGGGGFFLTTEVKSVFGEVSLDESVFRIVSAAKSAPIDFPLLILAHSGPVGLGSESSSLCGRDWKLPSMDWGDKDLGIAIDQIRKFRVPDLVVFGHTHHQLRIGGNRTRKTFAQDLWGTSYLNAACVPRRGIDSAGENLCHFSWVEFSNGKLVHASHRWFRNDASIAYKEILLNKEN
- a CDS encoding TPM domain-containing protein; this encodes MFLMVGGAYAYDNPELLPKEQTPIIDLAKTLSEKQRLDLENSLNSYEQENGWKIRVLSQYEQTPGLAVKEYWDLDETSLLIIADPRGGNLLSFNVGDAYFALMPRIFWVELQTRFGNQFYVRDNGEDGAILASIQAVETCLDRGGCEVVPGLPKEQWQWTLLTSLLGGIIAGFAASPRKENESFSIGWLLLLSPLWIMLFGIFGIAPVVTRTNDILPLMRNVLGFIGSAIGAYLIAERKFKDPDLKKQS